The following proteins come from a genomic window of Iamia sp. SCSIO 61187:
- a CDS encoding site-specific integrase, with the protein MRGGIQKKGNNYYAVVYDGIDSGTGRKRRTWIPAGTRRNDAEKVLAEEIKRRHDGVPVPTEKLTLGQYLTDRWLPIQKSRVRASTYDSYRRNIDLHVLPALGRRPIERLTPDDLDVFYATLLTEGRKTPKASKPTRVVGECDAVGPAGLAPKTVRNIHLMLNKAMNDAQRKGIVVRNVVALADAPTLKNRQEGNIKAWDARQLRTFLDSVRSHRLHPAFHLSSHTGMRRGEVLGLRWCDVDLENMRLSVRQALVSIAYEVEISDVKTGTGRRTIDLDPVTIDVLKAWRIQRAEEKGGIDPKGDELVFVKPDGSWIHPHSFSQVLDRKVAKLDVPTISLHDLRHTHATLLLKAGVPVKVVSERLGHANVAFTMAVYQHVLPGMQAAAASTFAQLLGNPGIDWSGWVTDVAEPCPGPQATEDSATNVVESEGEQL; encoded by the coding sequence ATGCGCGGAGGCATCCAGAAGAAGGGCAACAACTACTACGCCGTCGTCTACGACGGCATCGATTCGGGGACCGGCAGGAAGCGCCGGACCTGGATCCCCGCGGGGACCAGGCGCAACGACGCCGAGAAGGTGCTCGCCGAGGAGATCAAGCGCCGCCACGACGGCGTGCCGGTGCCGACCGAGAAGCTCACCCTCGGGCAGTACCTCACCGATCGGTGGCTGCCGATCCAGAAGTCGCGGGTGCGTGCCAGCACCTACGACTCGTACCGGCGGAACATCGACCTTCACGTGCTGCCGGCGCTCGGCCGTCGGCCGATCGAGCGGCTGACTCCCGACGATCTCGACGTCTTCTACGCGACGCTGCTGACCGAGGGACGCAAGACGCCGAAGGCCTCGAAGCCGACGCGCGTCGTCGGCGAGTGCGACGCGGTCGGGCCGGCCGGGCTGGCCCCGAAGACGGTGCGCAACATCCACCTGATGCTCAACAAGGCGATGAACGACGCCCAGCGCAAGGGCATCGTCGTCCGCAACGTCGTCGCGTTGGCCGACGCGCCGACGCTGAAGAATCGCCAGGAGGGCAACATCAAGGCCTGGGACGCCAGGCAGCTTCGGACGTTCCTCGACTCCGTGCGCAGCCACCGGCTGCACCCGGCGTTCCACTTGTCGTCGCACACCGGGATGCGACGGGGCGAGGTGCTTGGGCTTCGGTGGTGCGATGTCGACCTCGAGAACATGCGGCTATCGGTGCGCCAGGCGCTGGTGTCGATCGCGTACGAGGTGGAGATCTCGGACGTGAAGACCGGCACGGGGCGGCGCACGATCGACCTCGATCCGGTGACCATCGACGTGCTGAAGGCGTGGCGCATCCAGCGGGCTGAGGAGAAGGGTGGCATCGATCCCAAGGGCGACGAGCTGGTGTTCGTAAAGCCGGACGGATCATGGATCCACCCGCACTCGTTCAGCCAGGTCCTCGACCGCAAGGTGGCCAAGCTCGACGTTCCGACGATCTCGCTCCACGACCTGAGGCACACGCACGCGACCCTTCTGCTCAAGGCCGGCGTGCCGGTGAAGGTGGTCAGCGAGCGGCTTGGACACGCGAACGTTGCCTTCACGATGGCCGTGTACCAGCACGTCCTGCCGGGCATGCAGGCCGCTGCCGCGTCCACCTTCGCCCAGCTCCTCGGCAACCCCGGCATCGACTGGAGCGGCTGGGTTACCGACGTGGCCGAACCCTGCCCCGGGCCGCAAGCGACCGAGGACTCGGCGACGAACGTGGTCGAGTCGGAAGGAGAGCAGCTGTGA
- a CDS encoding GIY-YIG nuclease family protein, producing the protein MSVGSVYVLYNPSMPGLLKIGRTKRTAERRARELRTTGVPSQFIVLFDVLVDDVDRVESAMHQRFAAARHDPKREFFRLAPREAISALLEESSAFLKGSPFQGSRLDITAALQASHGPILRDDLSTVCMVQTADSVKLAAEMLTGIGQRTTIETELGFIVDGSADEPLFSLEDSLEVNAQRFVDLDELTLLMCTPLVHGDHAERIDHEQNPYWTALWDSLPDVDSD; encoded by the coding sequence ATGTCGGTTGGCTCGGTCTACGTGCTCTACAACCCGAGCATGCCTGGTCTGCTGAAGATCGGTCGCACCAAGCGGACGGCTGAGCGGCGAGCGCGTGAACTCAGAACGACTGGCGTTCCGTCGCAATTCATCGTCCTATTCGATGTTCTCGTGGATGATGTCGATCGTGTCGAGAGTGCGATGCACCAGCGCTTTGCGGCTGCCCGGCACGACCCCAAGCGAGAGTTCTTTCGACTTGCTCCCCGCGAGGCGATCTCGGCGCTGCTGGAAGAGTCCTCTGCGTTCCTCAAGGGATCTCCGTTCCAGGGTTCGCGGCTCGACATCACGGCCGCCCTTCAAGCTTCACATGGGCCGATTCTGCGCGACGACCTCAGCACCGTATGTATGGTGCAGACAGCCGACTCCGTGAAGCTCGCGGCGGAGATGCTGACGGGCATCGGTCAGAGGACCACGATCGAGACGGAGTTGGGCTTCATCGTCGACGGTTCTGCCGATGAGCCACTGTTCTCACTCGAGGACTCGCTCGAAGTCAACGCGCAGCGGTTCGTCGATCTGGACGAACTCACGCTCCTGATGTGTACGCCTCTCGTTCACGGCGACCATGCGGAACGGATTGACCACGAGCAGAATCCGTACTGGACGGCGCTATGGGACTCCCTCCCCGACGTGGACTCTGACTAA
- a CDS encoding IS30 family transposase, giving the protein MAGILTHEQKQLAFRLRGRGWRLVDIAREIGCTAPMVGLMVRDGRFTTGVPDTWEPRPGCLSIADREEIFVGIRAGDSLSAIARAIGRVPSVVTREVAANGGRQGYSAWAAHQRARHAARRPKPCKLGAGRLLDEVTKRLEELWSPDEIARRLPLDFPDDPEMRVSHETIYQSLFVQGRGELRRELARCLRSGRASRKKRGTVDGRGRIPGMVNISERPAEADDRAVPGHWEGDLILGEASRSAVGTLVERTTRLVLLLHLDGDRSAVTVEKAMRKAIATLPDELVRSITWDQGAEMSTHASFTTATGIPIYFCDPHSPWQRGSNENTNGLLRQYLPKGTDLSKVSASELVEIQRSLNGRPRKTLGYLTPSEAYAQVVAATA; this is encoded by the coding sequence ATGGCCGGAATCCTCACCCACGAGCAGAAGCAGCTTGCGTTCCGACTCCGAGGCCGTGGGTGGCGGCTCGTCGACATCGCCAGGGAGATCGGCTGCACCGCGCCGATGGTCGGGCTCATGGTCCGCGACGGCCGGTTCACAACCGGGGTCCCCGACACGTGGGAACCGCGCCCGGGCTGTTTGAGCATCGCTGATCGCGAGGAGATCTTCGTCGGCATCCGCGCCGGCGACTCGCTCAGCGCGATCGCCCGGGCGATCGGTCGGGTCCCGTCGGTGGTGACCCGCGAGGTTGCCGCCAACGGCGGCCGCCAGGGCTACTCGGCCTGGGCCGCCCACCAGCGCGCCCGCCACGCCGCCCGACGACCGAAGCCCTGCAAGCTCGGAGCCGGCCGGCTGCTCGATGAGGTGACCAAGCGGCTCGAGGAGCTGTGGTCGCCCGACGAGATCGCTCGACGCTTACCGTTGGACTTCCCGGACGACCCGGAGATGCGGGTGAGTCACGAGACGATCTACCAGTCGCTGTTCGTCCAGGGCCGAGGAGAACTCCGGCGTGAACTGGCCCGATGCCTCCGCTCGGGCCGGGCCAGTCGCAAGAAGCGCGGCACCGTCGACGGGCGAGGGCGCATTCCCGGGATGGTCAACATCTCCGAGCGACCCGCCGAAGCCGACGACCGCGCCGTGCCGGGTCACTGGGAAGGCGACCTCATCCTCGGCGAAGCCAGCCGCAGCGCTGTCGGCACCCTCGTCGAGCGCACCACCCGCCTCGTGCTCCTCCTGCACCTCGACGGCGACCGGTCGGCAGTGACCGTCGAGAAGGCGATGCGCAAGGCCATCGCCACGCTGCCCGACGAGCTCGTCCGGTCGATCACCTGGGATCAAGGAGCCGAGATGTCGACCCACGCCAGCTTCACGACGGCGACAGGCATCCCGATCTACTTCTGCGATCCGCACTCGCCCTGGCAGCGCGGCTCGAACGAGAACACCAACGGTCTCCTTCGTCAGTACTTGCCCAAGGGCACCGACCTCTCGAAGGTCTCCGCTTCCGAACTCGTCGAGATCCAGCGGAGCCTCAACGGCCGTCCGCGCAAGACCCTCGGCTACCTGACACCATCAGAGGCTTACGCACAGGTCGTTGCGGCCACCGCTTGA
- a CDS encoding helix-turn-helix domain-containing protein, with amino-acid sequence MTTETPIDDEVLTIEEAAAILRISRNAAYTLSRKWRATGGRVGLPCIEIGRSVRVPRSAIRQLLQSATTHDPDDQVA; translated from the coding sequence ATGACCACCGAGACCCCCATCGACGACGAGGTCCTCACCATCGAGGAGGCCGCAGCGATCCTGCGCATCAGCCGCAACGCCGCCTACACCCTCTCCCGCAAGTGGCGCGCCACCGGCGGACGCGTCGGGCTCCCCTGCATCGAGATCGGCCGCAGCGTCCGCGTCCCTCGCTCGGCCATCCGCCAGCTCCTCCAGTCCGCCACCACCCACGACCCCGACGACCAGGTCGCGTGA
- a CDS encoding ATP-dependent RecD-like DNA helicase — MTDAFLASDRVVCLNDTDDPLFTTSEMLEVQNRITARFRAGRHEATHVVSDHQLAGALAENPHLTQEQRDLVISWCQGGHRFQTAIGRAGTGKTTTVAACAEAWRAAGYRVVGAAVKGEAARTLAAATGIECETVAWYLAHTDPEHPPLDARTVLVIDEASTLHDRALDTFMSMVADTGASIRFIGDPAQHGAIAAGGMFRVLCERHPALTPELSTTHRLQHPDDRAAAEALRQGHIDEAFDHLAAAGHLHVVGDDLTMYRHVLGRWWDAHRNGDDHPMVDRRNATRRQLNRLAHLLRRVNGELGADEIPASGDRTFAVGDRVTARAPNRTLHVAGNPKAYVRNGALGTIVAVHREPDTPRNDTVTVDFDGIGVIDLPRRFFDLHRTAASRPEVGIDHAYALTSYAVQGSTRSVSTSRVDATATRAETYVDITRGRDENHLYLTAASDPLDGEALPRVPPAPADVAVAERLHRSTGELTAWELAHPAEPAATGQAVSR; from the coding sequence TTGACCGACGCGTTCCTCGCCTCGGATCGGGTCGTGTGCCTCAACGACACCGACGACCCGTTGTTCACCACGAGCGAGATGCTCGAAGTCCAGAACCGGATCACGGCTCGATTCCGGGCCGGCCGCCACGAAGCCACCCACGTCGTCAGCGACCACCAACTCGCCGGCGCCCTCGCCGAGAACCCGCACCTCACCCAGGAGCAACGCGACCTGGTGATTTCGTGGTGCCAGGGCGGCCATCGCTTCCAGACCGCCATCGGTCGCGCCGGCACCGGCAAGACCACCACCGTTGCCGCCTGCGCGGAGGCCTGGCGTGCCGCCGGCTACCGGGTGGTCGGTGCCGCAGTGAAGGGCGAGGCCGCCCGAACCCTTGCCGCCGCGACCGGGATCGAGTGCGAGACCGTTGCCTGGTACCTCGCCCACACCGACCCTGAGCACCCGCCCCTCGACGCCCGCACCGTGCTCGTGATCGACGAGGCATCGACGCTGCACGACCGGGCGCTGGACACCTTCATGAGCATGGTCGCCGACACCGGAGCGTCGATCCGGTTCATAGGTGACCCTGCTCAGCACGGCGCGATCGCCGCCGGGGGCATGTTCCGCGTGCTGTGCGAACGCCACCCGGCCCTCACCCCCGAGCTGAGCACCACCCACCGACTCCAACACCCGGACGACCGCGCCGCCGCCGAAGCGCTCCGCCAAGGCCACATCGACGAAGCCTTCGACCACCTCGCCGCTGCCGGTCACCTCCACGTCGTCGGTGACGACCTCACCATGTACCGCCACGTGCTGGGCCGCTGGTGGGACGCCCACCGCAACGGTGACGACCATCCCATGGTCGATCGGCGCAACGCCACCCGTCGCCAGCTCAACCGCCTCGCCCACCTCCTTCGACGAGTCAACGGCGAGCTCGGGGCAGACGAGATCCCCGCCAGCGGGGATCGGACCTTCGCCGTCGGCGACCGCGTCACCGCCCGCGCCCCTAACCGCACTCTCCACGTGGCCGGCAACCCCAAGGCGTACGTCCGCAACGGCGCCCTCGGCACGATCGTCGCTGTCCACCGCGAGCCCGACACGCCCCGCAACGACACGGTGACCGTGGACTTCGACGGCATCGGCGTCATCGACCTCCCCCGCCGGTTCTTCGACCTGCACCGCACCGCCGCCAGTCGGCCCGAGGTCGGCATCGACCACGCCTACGCGCTCACCAGCTACGCCGTGCAGGGCTCGACTCGATCCGTTTCCACCAGCCGAGTCGATGCCACCGCCACCCGCGCCGAGACCTACGTCGACATCACCCGCGGCCGCGACGAGAACCACCTCTACCTGACCGCAGCGAGCGACCCCCTCGACGGCGAAGCCCTCCCCCGCGTCCCACCCGCACCCGCCGACGTCGCAGTGGCAGAACGGCTGCACCGATCCACCGGCGAGCTCACCGCCTGGGAGCTCGCCCACCCAGCCGAACCAGCTGCCACCGGGCAGGCCGTGAGCCGGTAG
- the mobF gene encoding MobF family relaxase yields MKFTVTPLGGGRADTARVVDSIVRYLQPPGTKGNPAPGTAAGGTSGPERYYADAGEEPGRWLGRSSAAAGLAGAVARDDFASVLAGRDPHTGERLITAQGSAGRRPTLGSGNHSRLGPGNEPLFDVADAAAVLDVAQREVERLLDAGTRRAVTTLFGASTASAPTPPAGYPAGYPVEGLQPPLTSTDAEEPQASFLVPFVDADGSRWVTEAELSRCRLAREEGVTPDAIRSLGAPQDQLSISEAARLAGVTAQYLRGVARYHEDHSDEIDQAVAAGRQPRHAYLEAHRGTKNRWLVTRERLAEFLERRRPPAVRVAYDLTLTTEKSLGVLALLGEAATREAVLGSIQAGNDWALGWLEDRAVGRIDGEPVPAEGLMVASFRHLTSRALDPFPHHHNVVMNTVTAPDGSHRSLWSRCLYQNAHAASALATAEMRHHLAERLDIDWRPGRKSGWEIDGISPKVVSEFSKRRNEIDDALRELEAEIGRGAHPSEVEHIVLRTRPAKNHTPADDLVARWRERAAACGLTSDDIDRLSQPATQRDSQRATQRDVVFDLLADPDGICAGGSVFTRVDAITAIANLGVPDADGVAQPLLGGAVNRPGSGGGSGYWIPTPVGSACWAA; encoded by the coding sequence GTGAAGTTCACCGTCACCCCCCTCGGCGGCGGCCGGGCCGACACGGCCCGAGTCGTCGACTCGATCGTCCGCTACCTCCAACCACCCGGGACGAAGGGCAACCCGGCCCCTGGAACCGCGGCTGGCGGCACGTCCGGACCCGAGCGCTACTACGCCGACGCGGGCGAGGAACCCGGCCGGTGGCTCGGTCGATCCTCTGCGGCCGCAGGACTAGCGGGAGCTGTCGCACGTGACGACTTCGCCTCGGTTCTCGCAGGTCGGGACCCGCACACCGGCGAGCGGCTGATCACCGCGCAAGGTTCCGCTGGCAGGCGACCGACGCTCGGGTCAGGGAACCACTCGCGGCTCGGACCCGGCAATGAGCCCCTCTTCGATGTCGCTGACGCGGCCGCGGTGCTGGACGTGGCCCAGCGCGAGGTGGAGCGGCTGCTCGACGCTGGTACTCGCAGGGCAGTCACCACCCTGTTCGGAGCAAGTACTGCCAGCGCTCCAACCCCTCCCGCCGGGTATCCCGCTGGCTATCCCGTTGAGGGCCTGCAACCCCCACTGACCAGCACCGATGCCGAGGAGCCACAGGCGTCGTTCCTCGTTCCCTTCGTCGACGCCGACGGTTCTCGATGGGTCACCGAGGCTGAGCTCTCCCGGTGCCGGCTTGCTCGCGAAGAAGGCGTGACCCCCGATGCGATCCGTTCGCTTGGCGCACCCCAGGACCAATTGTCGATCAGTGAGGCCGCCCGGCTCGCCGGGGTGACTGCCCAGTACCTGCGCGGCGTGGCCCGCTATCACGAGGACCACAGCGATGAGATCGACCAGGCCGTGGCCGCCGGTCGTCAGCCTCGACACGCCTACCTGGAGGCGCACCGCGGGACGAAGAACCGATGGTTGGTCACCCGCGAGCGCCTGGCCGAGTTCCTCGAACGACGTCGACCTCCGGCGGTGAGGGTCGCGTACGACCTCACGCTGACCACCGAGAAGAGCCTCGGCGTCCTGGCCCTGCTCGGCGAGGCCGCGACCCGGGAGGCAGTCCTCGGCTCGATCCAAGCGGGCAACGACTGGGCCCTCGGCTGGCTCGAGGACCGCGCCGTCGGCCGCATCGACGGCGAACCGGTGCCGGCCGAGGGGCTGATGGTTGCGTCGTTCCGACACCTGACCTCGCGGGCGCTCGACCCGTTCCCGCACCACCACAACGTCGTGATGAACACCGTGACAGCCCCCGACGGTTCGCACCGGTCGCTGTGGTCGCGGTGCCTCTACCAGAACGCCCACGCCGCCTCGGCGCTGGCCACCGCCGAGATGCGGCACCACCTCGCCGAGCGTCTCGACATCGATTGGCGGCCCGGCCGCAAGTCCGGGTGGGAGATCGACGGGATCAGCCCCAAGGTCGTCTCGGAGTTCTCCAAGCGCCGCAACGAGATCGACGACGCCCTCCGGGAGTTGGAGGCCGAGATCGGCCGGGGAGCTCATCCCAGTGAGGTCGAGCACATCGTGTTGCGCACCCGCCCGGCGAAGAACCACACACCAGCCGACGACCTGGTCGCCCGGTGGCGGGAGCGTGCTGCCGCATGCGGGCTGACCAGCGACGACATCGACCGGCTCAGCCAACCGGCTACCCAGCGGGACAGCCAGCGGGCGACCCAGCGGGATGTCGTATTCGACCTGCTCGCGGACCCCGATGGCATCTGCGCCGGGGGATCGGTGTTCACACGCGTCGACGCCATCACCGCCATCGCCAACCTCGGCGTCCCCGACGCCGACGGCGTCGCCCAGCCGCTCCTCGGCGGCGCAGTGAACCGCCCTGGGTCTGGTGGAGGCTCGGGCTATTGGATTCCAACCCCGGTGGGGTCGGCTTGTTGGGCAGCGTAG
- a CDS encoding IS256 family transposase produces MALAESAVSDLLDALRVGEGTDLVRELAQWALQQLIDAEATAAIGADPWERTAERVTHRNGTRPKVLSTKAGDLQLAIPKLRKGSFFPELLEPRRRIDQALYAVVMEAYVNGVSTRAVDDLVAAMGIDTGISKSEVSRICARLDERVAAFRGRTLGHVSFPYVYLDATYINVRDDALGQVVSRAVVIATGITAGGDREVLGVDIGDSEDETFWTRFLRSLRDRGLGGVRLVISDAHAGLTASIRKCFTGASWQRCRVHFARNLLATIPKAHVEFVAAAFRSIFALGTRKEVEARWDEVADTLAERFPKAAELMRDAKTDVLAFTAFPKSHWRKIWSNNPLERLNKEVKRRSNVVGIFPNDAAVIRLVGAVLADQHDEWAIARRYLSEASMAELSAPRDTDPHQPALAG; encoded by the coding sequence ATGGCTCTTGCCGAGTCTGCCGTTTCCGACCTTCTCGACGCGCTCCGCGTCGGGGAGGGCACCGACCTCGTCCGCGAGCTGGCCCAGTGGGCGCTCCAGCAGCTCATCGACGCCGAGGCCACCGCGGCCATCGGCGCGGATCCGTGGGAGCGCACCGCTGAGCGGGTCACCCATCGCAACGGGACGCGGCCGAAGGTGCTCTCGACCAAGGCCGGTGATCTGCAGCTGGCGATCCCGAAGCTGCGCAAGGGCTCGTTCTTCCCCGAGCTGCTCGAGCCCCGCCGTCGCATCGACCAGGCGCTGTACGCGGTGGTGATGGAGGCCTACGTCAACGGCGTGTCGACCCGGGCCGTCGACGATCTCGTCGCCGCGATGGGCATCGATACGGGGATCTCGAAGTCCGAGGTGTCTCGGATCTGCGCCCGCCTCGACGAGCGGGTCGCCGCGTTCCGGGGCCGCACCCTCGGGCACGTCTCGTTCCCGTACGTGTACCTCGATGCCACCTACATCAACGTCCGCGACGACGCCCTGGGCCAGGTCGTGTCCCGGGCCGTGGTCATCGCGACCGGGATCACCGCCGGCGGCGACCGTGAGGTCCTCGGCGTCGACATCGGCGACAGCGAAGACGAGACGTTCTGGACCCGGTTCCTGCGCTCGCTGCGCGACCGGGGCCTCGGCGGGGTCCGCCTCGTCATCTCTGACGCCCATGCCGGGCTGACCGCCTCGATCCGCAAGTGCTTCACCGGCGCCAGCTGGCAGCGTTGCAGGGTGCACTTCGCCCGCAACCTGCTGGCCACCATCCCCAAGGCCCATGTCGAGTTCGTGGCCGCCGCGTTCCGGTCGATCTTCGCCCTCGGCACCCGCAAGGAGGTCGAGGCCCGCTGGGACGAAGTCGCCGACACCCTCGCCGAACGGTTCCCCAAGGCGGCCGAGCTGATGCGCGACGCCAAGACCGACGTGTTGGCCTTCACCGCGTTCCCCAAGTCGCACTGGCGAAAGATCTGGTCGAACAACCCCCTCGAGCGGCTCAACAAGGAGGTCAAGCGCCGCTCGAACGTCGTCGGAATCTTCCCCAACGACGCCGCCGTGATCCGCCTCGTCGGAGCCGTGCTCGCCGACCAACACGACGAATGGGCCATCGCCCGCCGCTACCTCTCCGAAGCCTCCATGGCCGAGCTCAGCGCACCGCGCGACACTGACCCCCACCAGCCAGCGCTCGCCGGCTGA
- a CDS encoding SAF domain-containing protein, giving the protein MPELVVGVLVMSVFALGAVLWHLSAVDRSPALAVVGTVERGDVISSDDLRVVYVSSDDALARMSESQMTEVVGRVALVDLAPGTLVTRSVVADRPTLEEGEGIVGLSLDPGGYPDLGLAPGDRVTIVRSGDTAVPEATDDSADDGETSSNNVIAREATVVSVEELTGDRRLVSVLTTEADAQAVAAAAGSGSLRLVQVSP; this is encoded by the coding sequence ATGCCCGAGCTCGTGGTCGGCGTCCTCGTCATGTCGGTGTTCGCCCTCGGTGCCGTCCTGTGGCACCTGAGCGCCGTCGACCGATCGCCTGCTCTCGCCGTCGTCGGAACCGTCGAACGAGGGGATGTGATCTCATCGGACGACCTCCGCGTCGTCTACGTCTCCAGCGACGACGCCTTGGCTCGGATGAGCGAGTCGCAGATGACCGAGGTGGTCGGTCGGGTCGCTCTGGTTGATCTGGCGCCGGGCACGCTCGTGACCCGTTCGGTGGTGGCCGACCGCCCGACGCTCGAAGAAGGCGAAGGCATCGTCGGCCTCTCCCTCGATCCGGGCGGGTACCCGGACCTGGGACTGGCACCGGGGGACCGCGTGACCATCGTGCGCTCGGGCGACACCGCTGTTCCCGAAGCCACCGATGACTCTGCCGACGACGGCGAGACGAGCTCGAACAACGTGATCGCCCGCGAAGCAACGGTGGTCTCGGTCGAGGAACTGACGGGCGACCGGAGGCTGGTATCGGTTCTCACCACAGAAGCTGACGCCCAGGCGGTCGCTGCTGCGGCCGGATCAGGGTCGCTGCGACTGGTGCAGGTGTCGCCGTGA